A genome region from Hevea brasiliensis isolate MT/VB/25A 57/8 chromosome 7, ASM3005281v1, whole genome shotgun sequence includes the following:
- the LOC110648891 gene encoding GTP cyclohydrolase 1, translating to MGALDEEHFNVELENGVKLDCLELGFEEEPETLAIENAVTVLLQGLGEDINREGLKKTPLRVAKALLHGTKGYKQKAKEIIHSALFPEAGLDNAVGHAGGAGGIVIVRDLDLFSYCESCLLPFQVKCHVGYVPSGQRVVGLSKLSRVADVFARRLQDPQRMAEEICSALHHGIKPAGVAIILQCLHIHFPNLESLLLDSNHQGWVKVLVRSGSGVFENKNADIWSDFLSLLKFRGINFDKNQMKDSMEQCWCPSKSSLSAKISSKIEPPNPGMVTAVTSLLRSLGEDPLREELVGTPNRFVKWLMNFQNAKLEMKLNGFGCGRIDTLKANGDIGYNKEQIHSELNLSLWSQCEHHLLPFYGVVHIGYFCSEGFNPIGKSLLQSIVHFYGFKLQVQERLTRQIAETVSSFLGGDVIVVLEANHTCMISRGIEKFGSNTATVAVLGRFSTDPAARAMFLQSIPNTTTSGVYADGNSLQK from the exons ATGGGTGCCTTGGATGAGGAGCATTTCAATGTGGAGCTTGAGAATGGTGTGAAATTGGATTGCCTTGAGCTGGGTTTTGAAGAAGAACCAGAGACTTTAGCTATTGAGAATGCTGTGACAGTACTGTTGCAAGGTCTTGGCGAGGATATTAATAGAGAAGGTCTCAAAAAGACGCCGCTTCGTGTTGCCAAGGCCCTTCTCCATGGAACCAAAG GTTATAAACAGAAGGCAAAGGAAATTATTCACAGTGCATTATTCCCTGAAGCTGGTTTGGATAATGCAGTTGGTCATGCAGGAGGAGCTGGTGGTATTGTTATTGTTCGAGATCTTGACCTCTTCTCATACTGTGAGTCTTGCCTGCTTCCCTTTCAGGTTAAGTGTCATGTAGGTTATGTCCCATCTGGTCAGAGGGTTGTAGGATTAAGCAAGCTATCTAGAGTTGCTGATGTCTTTGCAAGACGACTCCAGGATCCGCAGAGAATGGCAGAAGAAATCTGTTCCGCTCTGCACCATGGGATCAAACCAGCAGGTGTTGCTATCATACTCCAATGTTTACACATCCATTTTCCAAATTTAGAGTCACTTTTGCTTGACTCCAATCACCAAGGATGGGTAAAGGTACTGGTCCGATCAGGTTCTGGtgtttttgaaaataaaaatgcTGATATTTGGTCTGATTTTTTGAGTCTTCTGAAGTTCAGAGgtataaattttgataaaaatcagATGAAAGACTCTATGGAGCAATGTTGGTGTCCATCAAAATCTTCTTTGAGTGCTAAAATTTCATCCAAGATTGAACCACCAAACCCTGGAATGGTCACTGCAGTGACATCACTACTCAGGTCTTTGGGAGAAGATCCATTAAGGGAAGAGCTTGTTGGAACTCCTAATCGTTTTGTGAAGTGGTTGATGAACTTCCAGAATGCAAAACTGGAGATGAAGCTGAATGGCTTTGGTTGTGGCAGGATAGATACTCTTAAAGCCAATGGTGATATCGGCTATAACAAAGAACAGATACATTCTGAGCTGAACTTGTCACTCTGGTCTCAGTGTGAGCATCATTTATTACCCTTTTATGGCGTTGTGCACATTGGTTACTTCTGTTCTGAGGGATTCAACCCCATTGGAAAATCTCTTCTACAGTCAATAGTGCATTTTTATGGTTTCAAGCTGCAAGTGCAGGAAAGGCTTACCAGGCAGATTGCAGAGACTGTTTCATCGTTTTTAGGTGGAGATGTGATTGTAGTTCTGGAGGCTAACCATACTTGTATGATTTCTAGAGGTATTGAGAAGTTTGGAAGTAATACGGCTACAGTTGCTGTACTCGGTCGATTTTCAACAGATCCTGCAGCAAGGGCAATGTTTTTGCAGAGCATTCCAAATACTACCACTTCTGGAGTGTATGCAGATGGTAATAGTCTTCAGAAATAG